A single genomic interval of Helianthus annuus cultivar XRQ/B chromosome 6, HanXRQr2.0-SUNRISE, whole genome shotgun sequence harbors:
- the LOC110893601 gene encoding ATP-dependent DNA helicase PIF1-like, with protein MINENLDDSLCSPDILNGIKASGLPNHRLVLKVGVPVMLLRNIDKKSGLCNGTRLKVVYLGQRVIQVEIISGSHIGDRHYIPRITLIPTDKKLHIKLQRRQFPLAVSFAMTINKSQGQSLSRVGLFLKKLVFTHGQLYVALSRVTRRDGLKVILNSDGNLSNTTSNVVYKEVFRNL; from the coding sequence ATGATTAATGAGAATTTAGATGACAGTTTATGCTCACCGGATATTCTTAATGGAATTAAAGCTTCAGGTTTGCCCAACCATAGGTTAGTGTTGAAGGTAGGTGTTCCGGTTATGCTTCTTAGAAATATTGATAAAAAAAGTGGACTGTGTAACGGAACTCGATTAAAGGTGGTCTATTTGGGTCAGCGTGTTATACAGGTAGAGATTATATCCGGAAGTCACATTGGAGATCGTCATTATATTCCTAGAATTACGTTGATACCTACAGACAAAAAACTTCACATTAAGTTACAAAGAAGACAATTCCCGCTTGCGGTATCTTTTGCAATGACCATAAACAAAAGTCAAGGACAATCTCTCTCCAGAGTTGGTTTGTTTTTGAAAAAACTAGTCTTTACACATGGTCAATTGTATGTTGCATTATCAAGAGTTACAAGACGAGATGGCCTCAAAGTTATTCTAAATAGTGATGGTAATCTTTCAAATACAACATCAAATGTTGTATACAAAGAAGTTTTTAGAAATTTGTAA